Proteins found in one Pseudomonas marvdashtae genomic segment:
- the ppsA gene encoding phosphoenolpyruvate synthase, producing the protein MVEYVVSLDKLGVHDVEHVGGKNASLGEMISNLAGAGVSVPGGFATTAQAYRDFLELSGLNQQIHDALDALDVDDVNALAKTGAQIRQWIMEAEFPEKLNAEIRTAFAKLSEGNPDIAVAVRSSATAEDLPDASFAGQQETFLNIRGVENVIRAAKEVFASLFNDRAISYRVHQGFDHKLVALSAGVQRMVRSETGTAGVMFTLDTESGFRDVVFITGAYGLGETVVQGAVNPDEFYVHKGTLEAGRPAILRRNLGSKAIKMIYGDEAKAGRSVKTVDVDKADRARFCLSDAEVSELAKQAMTIEKHYKCPMDIEWAKDGDDGKLYIVQARPETVKSRTQANVMERYLLKETGTVLVEGRAIGQRIGAGKVRIIKDVSEMDKVQAGDVLVSDMTDPDWEPVMKRASAIVTNRGGRTCHAAIIARELGIPAVVGCGNATQLLKDGQGVTVSCAEGDTGYIFEGELGFDIKKNSVDAMPELPFKIMMNVGNPDRAFDFAQLPNAGVGLARLEFIINRMIGVHPKALLNYDGLPQEIKDSVDKRIAGYNDPVGFYVEKLVEGISTLAAAFYPKKVIVRLSDFKSNEYANLIGGKLYEPEEENPMLGFRGASRYISESFRDCFELECRALKRVRNEMGLTNVEIMVPFVRTLGEASQVVDLLAENGLARGENGLRVIMMCELPSNAILAEEFLEFFDGFSIGSNDLTQLTLGLDRDSGIIAHLFDERNPAVKKLLANAIAACNKAGKYIGICGQGPSDHPDLAKWLMEQGIESVSLNPDSVLETWFFLAEGQAAV; encoded by the coding sequence TTGGTAGAGTACGTAGTTTCCCTCGATAAGCTCGGCGTCCATGATGTAGAGCATGTGGGGGGCAAGAACGCATCCCTGGGCGAGATGATCAGTAACCTCGCCGGCGCCGGTGTATCGGTGCCAGGTGGCTTCGCCACGACCGCCCAGGCTTATCGTGATTTCCTGGAACTGAGCGGCCTGAACCAGCAGATCCACGATGCGCTCGACGCCCTCGACGTCGATGACGTCAATGCCCTGGCCAAGACCGGCGCCCAGATCCGCCAATGGATCATGGAAGCCGAATTCCCCGAGAAGCTGAACGCCGAAATCCGCACCGCCTTTGCCAAGCTCTCCGAAGGCAACCCCGATATTGCCGTCGCCGTACGCTCATCGGCCACTGCCGAAGACCTGCCGGACGCGTCCTTTGCCGGTCAGCAGGAAACCTTCCTGAACATCCGTGGCGTGGAAAACGTCATCCGGGCCGCCAAGGAAGTCTTCGCCTCCCTTTTCAACGACCGTGCCATTTCCTACCGCGTGCACCAGGGCTTTGACCACAAGCTGGTCGCCCTGTCCGCCGGTGTGCAGCGCATGGTCCGCTCCGAAACCGGCACCGCCGGCGTGATGTTCACCCTCGACACCGAGTCGGGTTTCCGTGACGTGGTGTTCATCACCGGTGCCTACGGCCTGGGTGAGACCGTCGTACAAGGCGCGGTGAACCCGGACGAATTCTATGTCCACAAGGGCACGCTGGAAGCCGGTCGCCCGGCGATCCTGCGTCGCAACCTGGGCAGCAAGGCCATCAAGATGATCTACGGCGACGAAGCCAAGGCGGGTCGCTCAGTGAAAACTGTCGACGTCGACAAGGCCGATCGCGCGCGTTTCTGCCTGAGCGATGCCGAAGTCAGCGAACTGGCCAAGCAGGCCATGACCATCGAGAAGCACTACAAGTGCCCGATGGACATCGAGTGGGCCAAGGACGGTGACGACGGCAAGCTGTACATCGTGCAGGCCCGTCCGGAAACCGTGAAGAGCCGCACCCAGGCCAATGTCATGGAGCGCTACCTGCTCAAGGAAACCGGCACCGTACTGGTGGAAGGTCGTGCCATCGGCCAGCGCATCGGCGCCGGCAAGGTGCGGATCATCAAGGACGTCTCGGAGATGGACAAGGTCCAGGCCGGCGACGTACTGGTTTCCGACATGACCGACCCGGACTGGGAACCCGTCATGAAGCGCGCCAGCGCCATCGTCACCAACCGTGGCGGGCGTACTTGCCACGCGGCAATCATTGCCCGTGAACTGGGGATCCCGGCAGTGGTGGGTTGCGGCAACGCCACCCAATTGCTCAAGGACGGCCAGGGCGTGACCGTTTCCTGCGCCGAAGGCGATACCGGCTACATTTTCGAAGGCGAACTGGGCTTCGACATCAAGAAAAACTCCGTGGACGCGATGCCGGAGCTGCCGTTCAAGATCATGATGAACGTCGGCAACCCGGACCGCGCTTTCGACTTCGCGCAGTTGCCGAATGCCGGCGTGGGCCTGGCCCGCCTCGAATTCATCATCAACCGCATGATCGGCGTGCACCCCAAGGCACTGCTGAACTACGACGGCCTGCCTCAGGAAATCAAGGACAGCGTCGACAAGCGTATCGCCGGCTACAACGACCCGGTCGGTTTCTATGTCGAGAAGCTGGTGGAAGGCATCAGTACCCTGGCAGCGGCGTTCTACCCGAAAAAGGTCATCGTGCGCCTGTCGGACTTCAAGTCCAACGAATACGCCAACCTGATCGGCGGCAAGCTCTACGAGCCGGAAGAAGAAAACCCGATGCTGGGCTTTCGTGGCGCTTCGCGCTATATCAGCGAATCTTTCCGTGACTGCTTCGAGCTCGAGTGCCGCGCCCTCAAGCGCGTGCGCAACGAGATGGGCCTGACCAACGTCGAGATCATGGTGCCGTTCGTGCGCACCCTCGGCGAAGCGAGCCAAGTGGTCGACCTGCTGGCGGAAAACGGCCTGGCCCGTGGCGAAAACGGCCTTCGCGTGATCATGATGTGCGAACTGCCGTCCAACGCGATCCTGGCTGAAGAATTCCTCGAATTCTTCGACGGTTTCTCCATCGGCTCCAACGACCTGACCCAGTTGACCCTGGGCCTGGATCGCGACTCCGGGATCATCGCCCACCTGTTCGACGAGCGGAACCCGGCGGTGAAGAAGTTGCTGGCCAATGCCATCGCCGCCTGTAACAAGGCCGGCAAGTACATTGGTATCTGCGGCCAAGGCCCTTCGGACCACCCTGACCTGGCCAAGTGGCTGATGGAGCAGGGCATCGAAAGCGTTTCGCTGAACCCGGACTCCGTACTGGAAACCTGGTTCTTCCTGGCTGAGGGTCAGGCTGCGGTCTGA